Genomic window (Mycosarcoma maydis chromosome 5, whole genome shotgun sequence):
CAGGTGGCGGTTGCCACGACGGTTTGATCTCGCGCAATTCTTGATCGCCCGAGAGAGCGTTTCCAAGCTCCGAAGAAACTGCATTAGGAGCTTGTGCATGTTCCAGGTCCAGCGGATCGTCGAGATCCTGCATTCTTCTGCGGTCGATCCACGTGGTGACGGCGGTGGCATCCTTGTGATCGTCAGCGTCGGGTTTGAGAGCATCCTTGCGTGCGATGCGGTACGtcatgtcgagcttcttccacGCCTCGAGCAGGTGTTCGGCGCGAGCAGATACCTCTGCGTCTGGTGCGGGAGGTGCACCTATTCGCACAGGTGCCAATGTCGGCTGGACTTGCGTGTAGTCGTTACGGTCAGCAGCCGAGTCGTCTTGCTTGACTTGACGTAGAGCGTCGAGGCTGGGTTTCTGATCTTCTGGCGAGCGTGGACGATAGGTCTGGGCAAGGATGCGAACCTGATCCTCAACGCCGCAATCAATGACCTTGTTGCGTGCTATGAGGGGCCACCGAGCAAGAACATTGATGATGAGAATCACAATGTCGCGATCATTCCACCAttgctcgagcaagaactGCATGAGGATAAAGCCgtgcagcttgacgagcgacTTTTGTACATTGACGTCGGTGGTCATTTCCATCCTGCGCAAAAGCTTTTCGAGAATCTCGCGTTTGGGacctgcttggcgagcggcGGTCATGACGCGCGTTGCTTCGTGCTCCTGGATGGCACGCATCTGTGGGATAaagtcgagatcgagccGCTTTCCGCGCTTTCGACGAGAACCTTTTGCTTCTGTCTGCTCAACTTCGTCCGAGAtgccgagcgcatcgaggaAAAGGTCATCCATGCCGCTGAGGTCGGTCTGTGTCTTGCCGCCGAGAGTGCCGACGCAGTTGGGCTCACCGCAGAAGCACTCTTGCGCGTCGTTGCCGTACCGGTCGACATTGTAGTTGAAGGTGAGCTCCTCGCCCTTTTGGATGTTGCGTTTGGCAAAGATGCCCATGCGAAGGTGTTTGCCAACCTGCCACTTGGAGACGGCGCAGTTGGGATTGCAGCTGTGGTTGATGAAGCGACCCTTGCCGCCCTTTTTGGTTGCATCGAGATATTCGTTAGGTTGCAACATCATGAAATAAAAGTGACGAATGCCTTCGATGCGATACTGCTGCATGCGTTGGAGAAAGGTGGTCTGGTTCATGACTTCGCCGACGTATTCGTAGATGAAGGTCTCTTTTGGGATGTCTTGGCAGGCGCGCAGGCCGAAGCCCTTCTTTTCGGTCTGAACaatgtcgacatcgacgtACTGTCTTCGATGGAAGCGCTGGTTGCGACACTGTTTGCCCCAGCGGCATTTTGAAGCTGAGCATTCGATCTGAGTCATGCGATTGATGCAGCCGGAATAGTCTGTGCAGGCCATGTCAAGGTTGCCCGAGTTGGGCGTGCAGTCGCAGATCATGTAGTCGTCGAATTTGCCAGGCGGTCTGCCAAGCTTCTTGTCATGATAGTCATTGAAGGTGATCTCGTGGAAAGtggccatcgctgcttgtTGTGCAAGGGGAAGATGGTTGATAAGCTGCGGTTGCAGCTTGGGTTTTGACTTGCGtgccgaggaggaggaggcaaGCATGGCAGTGGATTCATggtcgatgtcgagcgcatctcgagAGTCGATGGATGATATCGGATCTGAGACTGGAGGAAAGCTGCCGTTTGAGTGCAAAGGTGAACGAGGCGAACGCTTtggtgctggagctgcaTCAGTGACGGACGACCTGGCAGTGGCAGTTTGTGGCGAGGGCGAGGGCGAAGGCGAAGGCGAGGGAGTGAAAGCgggcggtggaggaggatgtGGTGACGGTGGCGGTAAAGATGCTGACGAGTGTGGGGAAGATTCATTCTTTGTGGGGAGGACACCTGGACGGGAATCGACACGGTTTCGATCCAAGTCGACGACGTTATCTGTAGCTTGGGCCACAGCCGTAGTGGCTTGCAGCGATCTCACCGCAGAAAAGGTGACGTTGTGGTCCCAATCCATGTTGGAGCGATGAATGGGAACGTGTGTCAGTGGTGGCCGAGAGACGAAACCGAGCAGCCGTGTGCCACGAGCC
Coding sequences:
- a CDS encoding uncharacterized protein (related to SET2 - Histone methyltransferase), whose translation is MDWDHNVTFSAVRSLQATTAVAQATDNVVDLDRNRVDSRPGVLPTKNESSPHSSASLPPPSPHPPPPPAFTPSPSPSPSPSPQTATARSSVTDAAPAPKRSPRSPLHSNGSFPPVSDPISSIDSRDALDIDHESTAMLASSSSARKSKPKLQPQLINHLPLAQQAAMATFHEITFNDYHDKKLGRPPGKFDDYMICDCTPNSGNLDMACTDYSGCINRMTQIECSASKCRWGKQCRNQRFHRRQYVDVDIVQTEKKGFGLRACQDIPKETFIYEYVGEVMNQTTFLQRMQQYRIEGIRHFYFMMLQPNEYLDATKKGGKGRFINHSCNPNCAVSKWQVGKHLRMGIFAKRNIQKGEELTFNYNVDRYGNDAQECFCGEPNCVGTLGGKTQTDLSGMDDLFLDALGISDEVEQTEAKGSRRKRGKRLDLDFIPQMRAIQEHEATRVMTAARQAGPKREILEKLLRRMEMTTDVNVQKSLVKLHGFILMQFLLEQWWNDRDIVILIINVLARWPLIARNKVIDCGVEDQVRILAQTYRPRSPEDQKPSLDALRQVKQDDSAADRNDYTQVQPTLAPVRIGAPPAPDAEVSARAEHLLEAWKKLDMTYRIARKDALKPDADDHKDATAVTTWIDRRRMQDLDDPLDLEHAQAPNAVSSELGNALSGDQELREIKPSWQPPPAPPSMPNAPAKRMGGAVHHRSPPGSFTPTRLQSSGQSPLTPDQVTSVLSSSLVKSLSGLVSSLKQQGIQLQQQQQQQPPAQQQPSAQPAAPSAKSIEDIIREANEQEERARKEAEAAAKAARELEVNGGQTSGSSRKRPSSASRHSDKRAKHSSLSSSSQAASKLISSNGSAADSTSKAGSVESVAANERRLRKLVGELVVRQMSKYKDDLERESFKRHAKELTNAIVGKEMRNPKSWPPARGALTELSLDKRAKIKAFAKEYIDKLLARKGKGKGSSTPSNNEGAGSSNNGIV